From one Sporanaerobacter acetigenes DSM 13106 genomic stretch:
- a CDS encoding CtsR family transcriptional regulator → MPRLSNIIEEFIKELLEETEDGIVEIQRNELADYFDCAPSQINYVLTTRFTPYMGYYVESRRGGGGYIKIVKVGIDDDDNINNLIVNAIGDSITKTKAYSIINSLMEEGIITEREGNLMKVAVGDRSLSPATDRNVLRANILKNMLLILLKE, encoded by the coding sequence ATGCCAAGATTGAGCAATATAATAGAAGAATTTATAAAGGAACTTTTAGAAGAAACTGAAGATGGTATTGTGGAAATTCAGAGAAATGAATTGGCGGATTATTTCGATTGCGCTCCTTCTCAAATCAACTATGTGCTTACAACTAGATTTACTCCATATATGGGGTATTATGTTGAGAGTAGAAGGGGCGGAGGTGGGTATATAAAAATTGTAAAGGTAGGAATAGATGATGATGATAATATAAATAATTTGATTGTAAATGCCATAGGAGATTCTATCACCAAAACAAAAGCCTATAGTATAATAAATAGTCTTATGGAAGAGGGCATTATAACAGAAAGAGAAGGAAATCTGATGAAAGTAGCTGTTGGAGATAGATCGCTTTCTCCTGCTACTGACAGGAATGTACTGAGGGCTAATATTTTAAAGAATATGTTATTGATTTTGTTGAAAGAATAG
- a CDS encoding UvrB/UvrC motif-containing protein translates to MLCQECGKNPATMHFTKIVNGDITELHLCDECAKKHKEFDFDTTFSFHKFLTGLIDNIQGESFKEENIDIKCDVCGMSYSSFKQSGKFGCSHCYESFKSKLIPLLKEVHGHDTHIGKIPKRAGGAIGIKKEIGKLKSQLDILIKNEEFEKAAEVRDKIKSLQNEIEND, encoded by the coding sequence ATGCTATGCCAAGAATGTGGGAAAAATCCTGCAACTATGCATTTTACTAAAATAGTCAATGGAGATATAACTGAACTTCATCTTTGTGATGAATGTGCAAAGAAACATAAAGAATTTGATTTTGATACAACTTTTTCGTTTCATAAATTCTTAACAGGGCTTATAGATAACATACAAGGAGAGTCATTTAAAGAAGAAAACATTGATATAAAATGTGATGTATGTGGTATGAGCTATTCAAGCTTTAAACAATCAGGAAAATTTGGTTGTTCTCATTGCTATGAGTCATTCAAATCAAAACTTATACCATTGTTAAAGGAAGTTCATGGACACGATACCCATATAGGTAAAATACCTAAAAGAGCTGGAGGAGCAATCGGTATAAAAAAAGAAATTGGAAAACTCAAAAGTCAGTTGGATATCTTGATTAAGAATGAAGAATTTGAAAAAGCTGCGGAAGTTAGAGATAAAATAAAATCTCTTCAAAATGAAATTGAAAATGATTAG
- a CDS encoding protein arginine kinase gives MIKWLEDSGVEDDVVISSRIRIARNLENFKFPQIMNREEAEDISLKILNVAKKSDGFNDYKFYRVNDLSVLEKNVFIEEHLISPNLVQNQEKGSFLLKNDESVTIMINEEDHLRIQCLSSGLNLEELWSAANNIDDILEESLDFAFDEKFGYLTSCPTNTGTGMRASVMIHLPSLVFTGYMNNIYQALSQIGLTVRGLYGEGTSALGNIFQISNQTTLGETEEEIIQKLKNVIIQIADKEREVRNKLLNTRQIEIEDKVFRSMGILKYSRILSSNEAMSLLSDVKMGIEMGIIKNIEPKEINKLMILIQPASLQKYFETDLTAEKRDIKRAELIREKI, from the coding sequence ATGATAAAATGGTTGGAAGATAGTGGAGTAGAAGATGATGTGGTTATCAGTAGTCGTATAAGAATTGCTAGAAATCTAGAAAATTTTAAATTTCCTCAAATAATGAACAGAGAAGAAGCTGAAGATATAAGTTTAAAAATATTAAATGTAGCCAAAAAATCTGATGGTTTTAATGATTATAAATTTTATAGAGTAAATGACCTTTCCGTTTTAGAAAAAAATGTATTTATAGAAGAACATTTAATTAGCCCAAATCTTGTGCAAAATCAAGAAAAGGGTAGTTTTCTTTTAAAGAATGATGAAAGTGTTACTATTATGATAAACGAAGAAGATCATCTAAGGATACAATGTCTTTCATCAGGATTAAATTTGGAGGAATTGTGGAGTGCAGCTAACAATATAGATGATATTCTTGAAGAAAGTTTGGATTTTGCTTTTGATGAAAAATTTGGTTACCTTACTTCTTGTCCTACAAATACAGGCACTGGCATGAGAGCTTCTGTTATGATACATTTGCCTTCATTAGTTTTTACGGGATATATGAACAATATTTATCAGGCATTAAGTCAAATAGGGCTTACTGTTAGGGGACTTTATGGAGAAGGGACCAGTGCTTTGGGAAATATTTTTCAAATATCTAATCAAACCACATTAGGTGAAACAGAAGAGGAAATCATTCAAAAGCTTAAGAATGTCATTATTCAAATAGCAGATAAAGAAAGAGAAGTTAGAAATAAATTGCTTAATACAAGACAAATTGAAATAGAGGATAAAGTATTTAGATCTATGGGGATTCTTAAATATTCAAGAATTCTTTCATCTAATGAAGCTATGTCTCTTCTTTCTGATGTAAAAATGGGAATAGAAATGGGTATAATTAAAAATATAGAACCTAAAGAGATAAATAAACTGATGATACTTATTCAACCAGCAAGTTTACAAAAATATTTTGAAACTGATTTGACTGCAGAAAAGAGAGATATAAAAAGAGCAGAATTGATAAGAGAAAAGATTTAG